In one Drosophila pseudoobscura strain MV-25-SWS-2005 chromosome X, UCI_Dpse_MV25, whole genome shotgun sequence genomic region, the following are encoded:
- the Rab21 gene encoding ras-related protein Rab-21 yields the protein MSSRRSRSGPTLNFKAVLLGEGCVGKTSLVLRYMEDKFNPQHLSTLQASFVTKKVTLPDERRAQLNIWDTAGQERFHALGPIYYRGSDGALLVYDITDQDSFQKVKSWVRELKQMRGTEISLIIVGNKTDLEEQRAIGYEDARQYAQTVGAQYLEASAKENEGVAEIFELLTQLMLERLSQRERDAEPPNLLRLDASDAVSVSEGEEGNDTDDTGTGQRSCCGI from the exons ATGAGCTCGcgtaggagcaggagcggtCCCACCCTGAACTTCAAGGCGGTGCTGCTGGGCGAAG GCTGCGTGGGCAAGACGTCGCTGGTGCTGCGCTACATGGAGGACAAGTTTAACCCCCAGCACCTGAGCACTCTGCAGGCATCGTTCGTGACCAAGAAGGTGACGCTGCCCGATGAGCGGCGGGCCCAGCTGAACATCTGGGACACGGCCGGGCAGGAGCGCTTCCATGCGCTGGGCCCGATCTACTACCGTGGCTCGGACGGAGCGCTGCTGGTGTACGACATCACCGACCAGGACTCCTTCCAGAAGGTCAAGTCGTGGGTGCGCGAGCTGAAACAGATGCGCGGCACCGAGATCTCCCTCATCATCGTGGGCAACAAGACTGATCTGGAGGAGCAGCGGGCCATCGGTTACGAAGACGCCCGCCAGTACGCCCAGACGGTGGGCGCCCAGTACCTGGAGGCGTCAGCCAAGGAAAACGAGGGCGTGGCCGAGATCTTCGAGCTGCTCACCCAGCTGATGTTGGAACGTCTAAGCCAGCGGGAGCGGGACGCTGAGCCCCCGAACCTCCTGCGGTTAGATGCGAGCGACGCCGTGAGTGTGTCGGAAGGAGAGGAAGGGAACGACACTGACGACACTGGAACCGGCCAGCGTTCCTGCTGCGGCATCTAG